One genomic region from Sphingobacteriales bacterium encodes:
- a CDS encoding ATP-binding protein: MLLEFSVANFLSFRERKTLNLVASSISDYKETNTITSERHTLLKGAIIYGANASGKSNFIRAMSTMKRIVMQSFNQSSTKPLDVAPFLLNTETENSPSHFEVLFEILNVRYRYGFEITNKEVVSEWLFESKKNAEKLLFVREGDGIEVSPSFKEAENLESKTRNNALFLSIIDQFNGVTAKRIMNWFNNFITISGLTHENYEMVTFKMLEKEKTAKTLGDFYDTLDLGFDGLSVSKEKFNPKRIPEDAPESLVKLLIKDFEGAFRFKIKTLHKKYNKDNVNIDDVEFDMRSQESAGTNKVFNISGPIFDVLHDGGVLVIDELDSSLHPLMTLAITRLFNSEKDNSKNAQLIFSTHDTNLFSYGKYRRDQIYFVEKDKYGASDLYSLVEYREEDGNKVRKDRSFESDYIQGRYGAVPYIGDISKIVSEWQEK, encoded by the coding sequence ATGTTACTAGAATTTAGTGTCGCAAACTTCCTTTCTTTTCGTGAAAGAAAGACTTTGAACTTAGTTGCATCAAGCATAAGTGACTACAAAGAAACAAATACTATTACGTCTGAAAGGCACACACTTTTAAAAGGAGCTATAATTTATGGTGCTAATGCTAGTGGTAAATCAAACTTCATTCGTGCTATGAGCACAATGAAAAGAATAGTAATGCAATCATTTAATCAATCTTCCACAAAGCCTTTAGACGTTGCTCCATTCTTATTGAATACTGAAACTGAAAATAGCCCATCACATTTTGAAGTTCTATTTGAAATATTAAATGTCAGATACAGATATGGATTTGAAATAACAAACAAGGAAGTAGTAAGTGAATGGTTATTTGAATCAAAGAAAAATGCCGAAAAATTATTATTCGTTAGAGAAGGTGATGGAATAGAAGTGTCGCCTTCTTTTAAAGAAGCAGAAAACCTTGAAAGTAAAACAAGAAATAACGCTTTATTCTTATCAATTATAGACCAATTTAATGGAGTTACAGCTAAAAGAATAATGAATTGGTTCAATAACTTTATTACCATTTCAGGACTAACTCACGAGAACTATGAAATGGTAACATTTAAGATGCTAGAAAAAGAAAAGACGGCAAAAACTTTAGGTGATTTTTATGACACATTAGATTTAGGTTTTGACGGACTTTCAGTGAGTAAAGAGAAATTCAACCCTAAAAGAATTCCAGAAGATGCACCCGAATCTTTGGTTAAGTTATTAATCAAAGACTTCGAAGGTGCTTTTCGCTTCAAAATAAAGACATTACACAAAAAGTATAACAAGGATAACGTAAATATAGATGATGTTGAGTTTGATATGCGTAGTCAAGAATCAGCAGGAACTAACAAAGTATTTAATATATCAGGACCTATTTTTGATGTATTACACGATGGTGGCGTATTGGTAATTGACGAGCTTGATTCCAGTTTGCATCCACTAATGACGTTAGCTATAACAAGGCTCTTTAATTCAGAAAAAGATAATTCTAAAAATGCACAATTAATTTTCTCAACTCACGATACCAATTTATTTTCCTATGGAAAGTATCGAAGAGACCAAATTTATTTTGTAGAAAAAGACAAATACGGTGCATCTGATTTATATTCATTGGTTGAGTATCGAGAAGAAGATGGTAATAAGGTTCGTAAAGACCGTTCATTTGAAAGTGATTATATACAGGGCAGATATGGTGCTGTTCCTTACATTGGAGATATTTCTAAAATTGTATCGGAATGGCAAGAAAAGTAA
- a CDS encoding RloB domain-containing protein — MARKVKIPNHIKKRHERTESKRLEETKSKRRFFLIVCEGEKTEPNYFESLKNDLPKGVLDIYDFKILGNGHNTVSLVNSAMALRNKWQAQTNRTVDKLWIVFDKDSFSDQSFNSAIQTSIANSPGVDCAWTNEAFELWYLLHFHYYNTGISRKQYQDLIEDNFKKKGLKDYVYKKNSTEMYSLLETYASRENAIKNAVNLEKLYVGQQNYSVQNPCTMVYKLVAELFGLEKIIDEENNK, encoded by the coding sequence ATGGCAAGAAAAGTAAAAATACCCAATCATATTAAGAAAAGACACGAGCGAACTGAGTCTAAACGTTTAGAAGAAACAAAATCTAAGCGTAGGTTTTTCCTGATTGTGTGTGAAGGAGAAAAAACAGAACCAAATTATTTCGAATCTCTTAAAAACGATTTGCCTAAAGGGGTATTAGATATTTATGATTTTAAAATCTTAGGTAATGGGCATAACACAGTTTCACTAGTCAATAGTGCAATGGCTTTACGAAATAAATGGCAAGCACAAACAAATAGAACAGTTGACAAATTGTGGATAGTATTTGATAAAGATAGTTTTTCAGACCAATCTTTCAATTCAGCTATTCAAACCAGCATTGCAAATAGTCCTGGTGTTGATTGTGCTTGGACAAATGAAGCTTTTGAACTTTGGTATCTATTGCATTTTCACTATTACAACACAGGTATAAGTAGAAAGCAATATCAGGATTTGATAGAAGACAATTTTAAGAAAAAAGGATTAAAAGATTACGTATACAAAAAGAATAGCACGGAAATGTATTCCTTATTGGAAACCTACGCAAGTAGAGAAAATGCTATAAAAAACGCTGTGAATCTAGAAAAACTTTATGTTGGACAACAAAACTATTCAGTTCAAAACCCTTGCACAATGGTTTATAAGCTTGTTGCTGAACTTTTTGGACTAGAAAAAATAATTGATGAAGAAAACAACAAATAA